The Leptodactylus fuscus isolate aLepFus1 chromosome 3, aLepFus1.hap2, whole genome shotgun sequence genome has a segment encoding these proteins:
- the LOC142196955 gene encoding taste receptor type 2 member 39-like, protein MLLEVFLNLTISCFIVSIGLLLNGFIVIANMFWWIRCQSLQTVNVLLIGLGLVRIILLSLYLQYIIFFLFGWSLYPFDNPECIETAIMCMVFCGLWWGSLLCVFYCVKITNYNNRLFTRLKMNISKMVPWLLLISMAISFSTSFPFRWSYFSFYILNATSNEKGAIEEVLLDMFIIFFAGSIIPFMICCVAIYLIIVSLVRHTRHLSSRDSGFSDSQRDVHLSVIRSMASFLLFYVLYFVAHVILAITTHSEMYVLNSICFLCTCAYPSLHSISLIVNNKELKDSFRVFFSCTWLGHLK, encoded by the coding sequence ATGCTCCTTGAAGTTTTTCTTAATTTAACCATTTCTTGCTTCATAGTCTCCATCGGGTTACTGCTGAATGGATTTATAGTCATCGCAAACATGTTTTGGTGGATAAGATGTCAGAGTCTTCAAACCGTCAACGTTCTTCTTATCGGCTTGGGGCTAGTGAGAATTATACTCCTAAGTTTATATTTgcagtatattatttttttcctatttggTTGGTCTCTGTACCCATTTGATAATCCTGAGTGTATCGAAACTGCCATCATGTGCATGGTCTTCTGCGGTCTGTGGTGGGGCTCGCTGCTATGTGTCTTCTACTGTGTGAAGATCACAAACTACAACAATAGACTCTTCACGAGACTCAAGATGAACATCTCCAAGATGGTCCCCTGGCTGCTTCTCATCTCAATGGCCATCTCTTTTTCGACCAGTTTTCCTTTCAGAtggtcttatttttctttttacatccTTAATGCCACCAGCAACGAAAAAGGAGCCATAGAAGAAGTTCTATTAGATATGTTCATCATCTTCTTTGCAGGATCCATCATACCATTCATGATATGTTGTGTGGCCATTTATCTTATCATTGTGTCCCTCGTGAGACACACCAGACACCTCAGCAGCCGAGACTCCGGCTTCAGTGACAGTCAACGAGACGTTCATCTCAGTGTCATTCGGAGCATGGCCTCCTTCCTGTTGTTTTATGTTTTGTATTTTGTAGCTCACGTCATATTGGCCATTACTACACATTCCGAAATGTATGTGTTAAATTCCATTTGTTTCCTCTGCACTTGCGCCTACCCAAGTCTGCACTCCATTTCTTTAATTGTCAACAACAAAGAGTTGAAAGATTCCTTCCGTGTTTTCTTCTCTTGTACCTGGTTAGGACATCTAAAGTGA